A section of the Flavobacterium ardleyense genome encodes:
- a CDS encoding helix-turn-helix domain-containing protein has translation MITDIYEFLLLNLNSPLPSLKNLAKKFATNEHKLKDGFKHFFQTSIYKFYNDEKLNRVHLLIQQTKLPLKNFADMSGFNLYSNFSKAFKKQFLYPPSQVKRFNYLKYTNYSR, from the coding sequence TTGATAACAGATATTTACGAATTTTTATTGCTCAACCTCAATAGTCCGCTACCCTCGCTGAAAAATTTGGCTAAGAAGTTTGCTACCAATGAGCACAAATTAAAGGATGGCTTCAAGCATTTTTTTCAGACCAGTATCTACAAATTTTACAATGACGAGAAATTAAATCGCGTGCATCTGTTAATTCAACAAACAAAACTACCTCTTAAAAACTTTGCAGACATGAGTGGATTTAATCTCTATTCAAATTTCTCAAAAGCTTTCAAAAAGCAATTTTTGTATCCCCCCTCTCAAGTAAAAAGATTCAATTATTTGAAATATACTAATTACTCTCGTTAA
- a CDS encoding DegT/DnrJ/EryC1/StrS family aminotransferase, whose translation MGGTEQKFVQEAFDTNWVAPLGPNVSGFEDDLQNFLGEGSQIAALSSGTAALHLGLIILDVQPGDEVICQTFTFSASANPIKYLGATPVFIDSEIDSWNMCPIALEEAIVDRISKGKKPKAIIPVHLYGMPAKMDEIIAISKKYDIAILEDSAESLGSTYKGQKCGTFGEMAALSFNGNKIITTSGGGALVTRELAEKNQAVFLATQARDQAPHYQHSQVGYNYRMSNICAGIGRGQMEVLEAHIALRRDMNEFYKNYFKDIDGVRVFSEPSEDFYSNHWLSAIVLDPVKCSGKTSTDLRLYLDGHNIESRPLWKPMHLQPIFAGVPYYGSKVAEKLFENGLCMPSGSNLTDADRDRITLALNDFFLN comes from the coding sequence ATGGGAGGAACTGAACAAAAATTTGTTCAAGAGGCATTTGATACTAACTGGGTTGCGCCTCTTGGTCCTAACGTTTCTGGATTTGAAGATGATTTGCAAAATTTTTTGGGTGAGGGCTCGCAAATTGCTGCACTCAGCTCGGGGACTGCTGCGCTGCATTTGGGTTTAATTATACTTGACGTACAACCGGGGGATGAGGTTATTTGCCAAACTTTTACTTTTTCGGCTTCGGCAAACCCTATTAAATATTTGGGAGCTACTCCTGTATTTATTGATAGTGAAATTGACAGTTGGAATATGTGTCCAATCGCGCTTGAAGAGGCGATCGTTGATAGAATTTCGAAAGGTAAAAAACCAAAAGCTATTATTCCGGTGCATTTGTACGGGATGCCTGCAAAAATGGATGAAATTATAGCTATTTCAAAAAAATACGATATTGCGATTTTAGAAGATAGCGCCGAATCATTGGGTAGTACTTATAAAGGTCAAAAATGTGGTACGTTTGGAGAAATGGCAGCTCTTTCTTTTAACGGCAATAAGATTATAACCACTTCTGGCGGAGGTGCCTTGGTGACTAGAGAATTAGCTGAAAAGAATCAAGCAGTATTTCTTGCAACACAAGCTCGAGATCAAGCGCCGCATTATCAACATTCACAAGTGGGATATAACTATAGAATGAGTAATATCTGTGCGGGAATCGGTCGTGGACAGATGGAAGTTTTAGAAGCTCATATTGCTTTGAGACGCGATATGAATGAGTTTTATAAAAATTATTTTAAAGATATTGATGGAGTGAGAGTTTTTTCTGAACCTTCGGAAGATTTTTACTCCAACCACTGGCTTAGTGCTATAGTTTTAGATCCAGTAAAGTGCAGTGGAAAAACAAGTACTGATTTACGATTATATTTAGATGGACACAATATAGAGAGCAGACCCTTGTGGAAGCCCATGCATCTACAACCAATTTTTGCTGGAGTGCCATATTACGGATCAAAAGTGGCAGAAAAATTATTCGAAAATGGTCTTTGCATGCCATCAGGATCAAATTTGACCGATGCCGACAGAGATCGAATTACTTTAGCTTTAAATGATTTTTTCCTTAATTAA
- a CDS encoding polysaccharide biosynthesis protein, which produces MRKDLFNLLLNNVPTNRFTSIGYLPRWIVFVLDCGIVVASCLITFLVVASLSANVHSSLNYLPSYILVVFINAVCFLFFRTFSGIIRHSTFIDGIKLLASCTTAFAVLLLVNYGYLLLTGQKIFISTALFINYLLCFILLFLFRILVKNVFESYTRSSENNTLINTVIYGADANAISIANALKTEVPARYRVRGFIDKYHLSKTSKRILNLPIVSENRKISVILRLLKADALIIAEKSLTQAETIAIVDECLEYNFKVFTVPLITDWEDSASISQKVKSFAIEDLLGRKPIKLNMDAISSQLDNKVVLITGAAGSIGSEIVRQVLEFKPTRVIVLDQAETPLHSLTLEITALNKNIEVIAVLADIRYLSGLENVFEQYRPNVVYHAAAYKHVPLVENNPCQAVLTNVIGTRNVADLATFYEVERFVMVSTDKAVNPSNVMGASKRIAEKYVQSLQKQVLSEGKSTKFITTRFGNVLGSNGSIVPLFAKQIEQGGPLTITHPDIIRYFMTIPEACQLVLEAGTMGQGGEIFIFDMGKPVKIIDLARKMIGLAGFTPNEDIEIKVIGLRPGEKLYEELLNDDSKTLPTYNDQIMIALDSSLEYKKLCADIDVLLEHSKRTSNDEIVGQMKRIVPEFKSMNSVFQTLDLEKDFVGN; this is translated from the coding sequence ATGAGAAAAGATTTGTTTAATTTACTTCTAAACAATGTTCCTACGAATAGGTTTACTTCTATCGGGTATTTGCCTAGATGGATTGTATTTGTACTTGATTGTGGAATTGTTGTGGCTTCTTGTTTGATTACTTTTCTAGTTGTAGCTAGTTTGTCAGCTAATGTTCACAGCAGTTTAAATTATTTACCATCCTACATTTTGGTAGTATTTATCAATGCAGTATGTTTTCTATTTTTTAGAACATTCTCAGGAATTATTAGGCATTCAACATTTATCGACGGAATCAAACTTTTGGCTAGTTGTACTACTGCATTTGCGGTTTTATTACTTGTAAATTATGGTTACCTGCTTCTCACGGGACAAAAGATATTTATCTCCACGGCTTTGTTTATAAACTATTTACTTTGCTTTATACTATTGTTCTTATTTAGAATATTGGTCAAAAATGTTTTTGAATCATATACTCGCTCTAGCGAAAACAACACGCTGATAAATACGGTTATTTATGGAGCAGATGCGAATGCTATTTCTATAGCTAATGCATTAAAAACTGAAGTGCCCGCAAGATATCGAGTTCGTGGATTTATTGATAAATACCATCTTTCTAAAACTTCTAAAAGGATTTTAAATTTACCGATCGTTAGTGAGAACAGAAAAATTTCGGTCATATTAAGATTGCTTAAAGCTGATGCTCTGATTATTGCTGAAAAAAGTTTAACTCAGGCAGAAACAATTGCAATTGTTGATGAATGTTTAGAGTATAACTTTAAGGTTTTTACTGTTCCATTAATCACAGATTGGGAAGATAGTGCAAGTATTTCTCAGAAAGTAAAAAGTTTTGCGATTGAAGATTTATTGGGTAGAAAACCGATAAAGCTTAATATGGATGCTATCTCGTCACAGCTAGATAATAAGGTTGTATTAATTACTGGTGCAGCCGGATCAATAGGCAGTGAAATTGTTCGTCAAGTTTTAGAATTTAAACCGACAAGAGTTATTGTTTTGGATCAAGCAGAGACTCCGCTACACTCCTTAACTTTGGAAATAACCGCACTAAATAAAAATATCGAAGTGATTGCGGTGCTTGCCGATATCCGATATCTTTCGGGATTAGAAAATGTGTTTGAGCAATATAGACCAAATGTTGTATATCACGCAGCTGCGTATAAACATGTACCTTTAGTTGAAAACAATCCTTGTCAGGCTGTCTTAACAAATGTTATTGGTACTAGAAATGTGGCGGATCTTGCCACATTTTATGAAGTTGAGCGTTTTGTAATGGTTTCTACAGATAAGGCGGTTAATCCGAGTAACGTGATGGGAGCCAGTAAACGTATTGCCGAGAAATACGTCCAGTCTTTGCAAAAGCAAGTGCTTTCTGAAGGCAAAAGCACAAAGTTTATCACTACTCGATTTGGAAATGTATTAGGTTCAAACGGATCAATCGTTCCTCTTTTTGCAAAACAAATAGAGCAAGGCGGTCCATTAACTATCACTCATCCTGACATCATCAGATATTTTATGACCATTCCAGAAGCTTGTCAATTAGTTTTGGAAGCTGGTACAATGGGGCAAGGCGGCGAAATATTTATTTTTGATATGGGTAAACCAGTAAAAATTATAGATCTCGCTCGAAAAATGATTGGATTGGCGGGATTCACTCCGAATGAGGATATTGAGATAAAAGTTATTGGGCTAAGACCAGGAGAAAAACTTTATGAAGAATTATTAAATGATGATTCAAAAACGCTTCCCACCTATAATGATCAAATTATGATTGCCTTGGATAGCAGCTTAGAGTACAAGAAACTTTGTGCTGATATTGATGTTCTATTAGAGCATTCGAAGAGAACGTCAAATGACGAAATTGTAGGACAGATGAAAAGGATAGTTCCTGAATTCAAAAGTATGAATTCAGTATTTCAAACCCTCGATCTTGAAAAAGATTTTGTAGGTAATTAA
- a CDS encoding polysaccharide biosynthesis/export family protein yields the protein MNKLKKLLLLLVVISVASCASRKDLAYMQNADSVKELESFYSFEPTLKVDDLLSIIVSAETPEVTIPFNLPQIQGNYQIGNNQNGIKTYLIDAEGFIDFPVVGSIQLAGLSRTKAVEKLEEAVAIYIINPSINLRILNYKVSIIGEVAKPGNYPLQSERITLIEALSMAGDLTIYGRRDNILVIREVDGKRSFNRVDITSADFINSPYYYLTQNDQIVVEPNKARMNASAVGPNIPIFISALSILVSLSIILFR from the coding sequence ATGAATAAATTAAAAAAGCTTTTGCTTTTATTAGTGGTAATTTCTGTTGCTTCATGTGCTTCGAGAAAGGATTTGGCTTATATGCAAAACGCCGATTCAGTGAAGGAGTTGGAAAGTTTTTACTCGTTCGAGCCTACTCTAAAAGTAGATGATTTGCTTAGCATCATAGTTTCAGCTGAAACTCCAGAGGTGACTATACCTTTCAATTTACCACAAATACAAGGAAATTATCAAATTGGTAATAATCAAAACGGAATAAAAACTTATTTGATCGATGCAGAAGGCTTTATTGATTTTCCGGTAGTTGGCAGTATTCAATTAGCAGGATTAAGTCGAACAAAGGCTGTAGAGAAATTGGAAGAGGCGGTAGCAATCTATATTATAAATCCCTCGATTAATTTAAGAATTTTAAATTATAAAGTTTCCATAATCGGCGAAGTTGCAAAGCCAGGAAACTATCCTCTGCAAAGTGAGCGAATTACTTTAATAGAAGCTTTGAGCATGGCAGGTGATTTAACTATTTACGGAAGAAGAGATAATATTTTAGTAATTCGTGAGGTTGACGGCAAAAGATCTTTTAACAGAGTAGATATTACATCAGCTGACTTTATTAATTCCCCTTATTATTATTTAACCCAAAATGATCAAATTGTGGTTGAGCCAAATAAGGCGCGCATGAATGCTTCTGCTGTTGGACCTAACATTCCTATTTTTATTTCAGCATTATCAATATTAGTTTCTCTTTCAATAATTCTTTTTAGATAA
- a CDS encoding GumC family protein, whose amino-acid sequence MQNQNSVNNQEEEESINIAEMAQQYLYHWKWFVVSVVLFIVAAFMYIRYTTPIYKATATILVKDDRKGGLQSELSAFSDLGLMGGVKSNVDNEIEIIKSRTIVEKAVRALDYNISYFTEGTVRTMELYAKKPVSITFIERKPEFYTDLHSFQIRSKTDSQFELLTTEGSTLGVFTYGKIIDLSYTKMIVVSATTADKDYSMTVVINKLNSVVQGYKGAISIATVGKNTSVVELSITNPVREKAEAIIDEIVNQYNQDAIEDKNFISRSTEKFISGRLEIISKELGDVEKTAEGFKESNQITDVVANAGVYLQNSVVFEKELIEAETKLRIVSSMMEFLKSNKNQLIPSNIIPDEGSALELIAEHNQAMLERDRISKNSTDRNSVVINLNNRIEDLRLNIIESLSRLTAAIRIKKSELERQVNTTAGKISQIPGQERQFRIIDRQQKIKETLYLYLLQKREETALALAATEPNAKVIDSAVAANSPISPKKNIIFLGALFLGMLIPFAIIYLIDLLDTKVKSRLDVEKLNIPFLGDIPTSESHEEIINANSRSSSAEAIRIVRTNLEFMLTEVPEGRAKTVFITSTLPKEGKTFVTANLASTIALSDKKVLLIGLDIRNPKLTSYYDMPSKGITNYLAQSESPIGDYIAKIAGYDNLYVLPPGAIPPNPVELLLNKRVDSMFEELKREFDYIVVDTAPVSVVTDTLLIAKNADAFVYVVRANYLEKRLLKVMETFYKDGKLPNMSVILNDSDWTKSFGYGYGYGYGYGQDIATKNWWQKLLKK is encoded by the coding sequence ATGCAAAATCAGAACTCAGTTAATAATCAAGAAGAAGAAGAGTCAATAAATATTGCTGAAATGGCTCAGCAGTACTTATATCATTGGAAATGGTTCGTAGTATCAGTTGTTTTATTTATAGTAGCTGCTTTTATGTATATCCGTTATACAACACCTATTTATAAGGCAACCGCTACAATTCTAGTAAAAGACGATAGAAAAGGGGGTTTACAATCAGAGCTTTCAGCTTTCTCGGATTTAGGACTGATGGGTGGCGTTAAAAGTAATGTTGATAATGAAATTGAGATTATTAAATCACGGACAATTGTTGAGAAAGCCGTTCGAGCGCTGGATTACAATATTAGTTACTTTACAGAGGGAACTGTACGCACAATGGAACTTTATGCGAAGAAACCAGTTAGCATAACTTTTATTGAGAGAAAGCCAGAGTTTTATACTGATTTGCATAGTTTTCAAATTAGATCAAAAACTGATTCTCAGTTTGAACTTTTAACTACCGAAGGTTCAACATTGGGGGTTTTTACCTACGGTAAAATTATTGATTTAAGTTACACAAAAATGATCGTTGTTAGCGCTACTACTGCTGATAAAGATTATAGCATGACCGTGGTAATAAATAAATTAAATTCAGTTGTTCAAGGATATAAGGGCGCGATTAGCATTGCGACAGTTGGTAAAAATACTTCGGTTGTAGAATTGTCAATAACAAATCCTGTACGAGAGAAAGCAGAAGCGATTATTGACGAAATTGTTAATCAGTACAATCAAGACGCAATTGAAGATAAAAACTTCATTTCGAGATCTACGGAAAAATTTATTAGCGGTCGCCTTGAAATTATTTCCAAGGAACTTGGTGATGTTGAGAAGACCGCAGAAGGTTTTAAGGAATCAAATCAGATCACTGATGTGGTTGCAAATGCTGGAGTGTATTTGCAAAATTCGGTAGTATTTGAAAAAGAGTTAATTGAAGCTGAAACCAAACTAAGGATAGTATCTTCTATGATGGAATTTTTGAAGTCCAACAAAAATCAGCTTATCCCAAGTAATATAATTCCTGATGAGGGCTCTGCATTAGAGTTAATAGCGGAGCACAATCAAGCAATGCTTGAGCGTGATCGTATATCAAAGAACAGTACAGACAGAAATTCAGTTGTTATAAATTTGAATAATCGAATTGAGGATCTTCGTCTGAATATTATTGAAAGTTTGTCAAGACTTACTGCAGCTATTCGAATTAAAAAGTCAGAATTAGAGCGCCAAGTTAATACGACTGCAGGAAAAATTTCGCAGATTCCCGGTCAAGAAAGACAGTTCAGAATCATAGATAGACAGCAGAAAATTAAGGAGACACTTTATTTGTATCTATTGCAAAAACGAGAAGAAACAGCACTAGCCCTTGCTGCTACTGAGCCTAATGCCAAAGTTATTGATTCGGCGGTTGCAGCCAACTCACCAATATCACCAAAGAAAAATATTATATTCTTGGGAGCCTTGTTTCTGGGAATGCTAATACCTTTCGCAATAATCTATTTAATAGACCTTCTAGACACCAAAGTGAAGTCACGTCTCGACGTTGAGAAACTGAATATTCCATTTTTGGGAGATATTCCAACCTCAGAGTCTCATGAGGAGATTATAAATGCCAACAGTAGATCTAGTTCAGCTGAGGCAATTCGGATTGTGCGAACGAATCTTGAGTTTATGCTAACAGAAGTTCCAGAAGGAAGAGCAAAAACTGTTTTTATAACTTCTACACTTCCTAAAGAAGGAAAAACTTTTGTTACCGCTAACTTAGCTTCTACAATTGCTTTATCAGACAAAAAAGTACTGCTGATTGGTTTGGATATTAGAAATCCAAAACTAACTAGTTACTACGATATGCCATCTAAGGGTATCACAAATTATTTGGCACAATCAGAGAGTCCGATTGGGGATTATATAGCCAAAATTGCAGGTTACGATAATTTGTACGTTTTACCTCCAGGTGCTATTCCTCCAAATCCAGTTGAATTGCTCTTGAACAAGCGTGTCGATTCAATGTTTGAAGAATTGAAACGGGAGTTTGATTATATTGTTGTAGATACTGCACCAGTTAGTGTGGTAACCGATACCTTACTGATTGCCAAAAATGCTGATGCTTTTGTTTATGTTGTTCGTGCAAATTACCTCGAAAAACGTTTGCTTAAAGTAATGGAAACATTCTATAAAGATGGCAAATTGCCTAATATGTCCGTAATTCTGAATGATAGCGATTGGACCAAATCATTTGGATACGGTTATGGATATGGATACGGATACGGCCAAGATATTGCAACCAAAAATTGGTGGCAGAAATTGTTGAAAAAATAA
- a CDS encoding tyrosine-protein phosphatase: protein MFSIFKPKNFLVDLIPENHIDIHSHLLPGIDDGSASVEMSEKLFSEMKKIGFSEFICTPHIMTSIWDNNAVTIGNAHNLLISSDVIKKQQFKIRYAAEYMMDSSFSEKVKANELLCLKDNYVLVEMSYTNPPIQLYEIIFELQCAGYKPVLAHPERYNFFHKNMEAYEKLKNAGCLFQLNLLSTVGYYSTSVAECADKLLKKGYIDFCSSDVHHLKHTESFYKKVIIKETEAVKRAIENTNIFR, encoded by the coding sequence TTGTTTTCAATTTTTAAACCTAAGAATTTTCTAGTAGATCTTATTCCGGAAAATCATATTGATATACACTCACATTTGCTACCCGGCATTGATGATGGCTCAGCATCTGTAGAAATGAGCGAAAAATTATTTTCTGAAATGAAAAAAATTGGATTTTCAGAATTTATTTGTACTCCTCATATAATGACTAGTATTTGGGATAATAATGCCGTTACGATTGGCAATGCCCATAATCTCCTCATCTCTTCTGATGTGATAAAAAAACAGCAATTCAAAATTAGGTATGCCGCAGAATATATGATGGATAGTAGCTTTTCTGAAAAGGTAAAAGCAAACGAATTATTATGTTTAAAAGATAATTATGTGTTGGTCGAAATGTCATATACAAATCCTCCAATCCAGCTTTACGAAATTATTTTTGAACTTCAATGCGCAGGCTATAAACCTGTTTTAGCGCATCCTGAGCGCTACAACTTCTTTCATAAAAATATGGAAGCGTACGAAAAATTGAAAAATGCGGGATGCTTATTTCAATTAAACTTATTATCAACAGTTGGCTACTATAGCACATCTGTAGCCGAATGCGCCGACAAATTACTGAAAAAAGGATACATAGATTTTTGCTCATCAGACGTACATCACTTAAAACATACCGAGTCATTTTACAAGAAAGTAATCATAAAAGAAACCGAAGCTGTAAAACGAGCGATTGAAAATACGAATATTTTTCGCTAG
- a CDS encoding DsbA family oxidoreductase, with protein sequence MKIEIWSDIMCPFCYIGKRHFEIAKAQMTFTGEIEVVWKSFQLDPTLPTKASGESVMDYLSKRKGMSKEQIHSMLDQITQRGKAVGITFNQENSLPVNTLQAHRMIHFAQKLNLGSQMEEALFKAYFTESKDIGNHVVLADLAVALGLDRNEVQEYLSSDAGMEAVRADIAEAQRMRVAGVPFFFVDKTYAISGAQPVSTIAQILRQAYSENDTKNLNDKKDENSTESCTTDNCDI encoded by the coding sequence ATGAAAATTGAAATATGGTCGGACATTATGTGTCCATTTTGTTATATCGGAAAAAGGCATTTTGAAATTGCCAAGGCACAAATGACCTTTACAGGTGAAATTGAAGTTGTGTGGAAGAGCTTTCAACTTGACCCAACACTACCAACTAAAGCTAGTGGAGAATCGGTCATGGACTACTTAAGCAAGCGCAAAGGGATGAGCAAGGAACAAATTCACTCAATGCTAGATCAGATAACGCAGCGCGGAAAAGCAGTTGGAATTACCTTTAATCAAGAAAATTCTCTACCTGTCAATACTTTACAAGCACACCGTATGATTCATTTTGCGCAAAAGCTGAATTTGGGCAGTCAGATGGAGGAAGCGTTATTCAAAGCTTACTTTACAGAAAGCAAGGACATAGGAAACCACGTCGTTTTAGCTGATTTGGCTGTCGCGCTAGGACTTGACAGAAATGAAGTACAAGAATATCTATCATCTGATGCAGGTATGGAAGCTGTAAGAGCAGATATAGCAGAAGCTCAGAGGATGAGAGTTGCTGGGGTGCCTTTTTTCTTTGTAGATAAAACCTATGCCATTTCGGGCGCGCAACCGGTAAGTACTATCGCACAAATTCTTCGACAGGCATACAGTGAAAATGATACCAAAAATCTGAATGACAAGAAAGACGAAAATTCTACCGAAAGCTGCACTACAGACAATTGCGATATTTAA
- a CDS encoding tetratricopeptide repeat protein, which produces MKLIVAFLLFVQIVFSQNTPLERLLTAGQRAFEGQDYILAKKIYSQALILNPKNRDVLYNIAATELSLGQSEKACDYWYQLFMTGDYSGVEYIKEYCSDYFKGKVVPFAELDEKPKFIYRGKEHPLFVGKDLNPIYRTAFIKRFSYSNYLSKTKGISHIGFKVNKESKLECFVYSVGAKGVDADEVREVMESFMRTLVVYIAGRKDGEAVDYFETHSLPINMQPNSF; this is translated from the coding sequence ATGAAGCTAATAGTAGCATTTCTCTTATTTGTTCAGATAGTATTTTCGCAAAACACTCCTTTAGAAAGGTTGCTTACGGCAGGTCAAAGGGCATTTGAAGGGCAAGATTATATTTTGGCAAAAAAAATATATTCGCAAGCGTTAATTTTAAATCCAAAAAATCGGGATGTCTTGTATAATATCGCCGCTACCGAATTAAGTTTGGGCCAATCAGAAAAAGCTTGTGATTATTGGTATCAACTGTTTATGACCGGAGATTATTCTGGAGTGGAGTATATAAAGGAATATTGTTCTGATTACTTCAAGGGAAAAGTCGTGCCATTTGCAGAACTTGACGAAAAACCTAAATTTATATACCGCGGAAAAGAACATCCGCTGTTTGTGGGCAAAGATTTAAACCCAATTTATCGCACCGCCTTTATAAAGAGATTTAGTTATTCTAATTATTTAAGTAAGACAAAAGGCATTTCCCATATTGGTTTTAAGGTCAATAAGGAAAGTAAATTGGAGTGTTTCGTATATTCTGTCGGCGCAAAAGGAGTAGATGCTGACGAAGTGAGAGAAGTGATGGAGTCTTTTATGAGAACGCTAGTAGTTTATATCGCAGGTCGAAAAGATGGAGAAGCAGTTGATTATTTTGAAACACATAGTTTGCCGATAAATATGCAGCCGAATAGCTTTTAG
- a CDS encoding tetratricopeptide repeat protein, producing the protein MKLLIVLLLFVQICLSQTSSLNKVLMDGEKAFSDKNYTEAKKYYLQAVLLDPKNRDALYNLAASELSLGETENACEHWYKLYLLGDASGVEHIQEFCPNFKEGSIVSVKQLDKQPSFIWDAKEYPLIEDGKLHPIYLKALKNKLLRSKYLMSKVSGKNILQFKVNSKSKLECDMIRIGAAEKDRQFVKAQFISIMKSLVTYVAAIKNGKAVDYWEAISLPLNLQND; encoded by the coding sequence ATGAAACTATTAATTGTCCTACTACTATTTGTACAGATTTGTCTTTCTCAAACTTCTTCACTTAATAAAGTATTGATGGATGGTGAAAAGGCCTTCTCAGATAAAAATTATACAGAAGCAAAAAAGTACTATCTGCAAGCTGTTTTATTGGATCCGAAAAATAGAGATGCTCTATATAATCTCGCAGCTTCTGAATTAAGTTTAGGCGAAACAGAAAATGCTTGTGAGCATTGGTATAAATTATATTTGTTAGGGGATGCATCAGGAGTAGAGCATATACAAGAATTTTGTCCAAATTTTAAAGAAGGTTCGATCGTTTCGGTGAAACAATTGGATAAACAGCCAAGCTTTATTTGGGATGCAAAAGAGTATCCTTTGATAGAAGATGGAAAATTACATCCAATTTATTTGAAAGCATTGAAAAATAAGTTGTTGCGCTCCAAGTACTTGATGTCTAAAGTTTCAGGAAAAAATATTTTGCAATTTAAAGTAAATAGTAAAAGTAAATTAGAGTGTGATATGATTCGAATTGGCGCGGCAGAAAAAGATCGCCAATTTGTAAAAGCTCAATTTATTTCTATAATGAAATCCCTAGTTACCTATGTTGCTGCGATCAAGAATGGTAAAGCAGTCGATTATTGGGAAGCAATCAGTTTGCCGCTAAATTTGCAAAATGACTGA
- a CDS encoding ABC transporter permease, with protein sequence MTNSPQEEEWLFEITPKNKFLTLNLKEIWQYRDLLMLFVKRDVVTVYKQTILGPLWYLIQPLFTSIIFTIIFNNVAGIDTGSVPPFLFNLAGITIWNYFTSCLNDTSDTFKKNAAIFGKVYFPRVIMPLSVVVSNLLKFGIQFAIFIAFYIYYYFQGAAISMNGLAVFFPILVAMMGILGLGLGMIISSLVTKYRDFTYLIGFGVQLLMYLSAVMYPMALLKEKLPKYGWLVDFNPLAYIVETTRFMLLSSGEISILGLAMSFVLTILIFVGGLLMFNKTEKSFIDTV encoded by the coding sequence ATGACAAATTCGCCACAAGAAGAAGAATGGTTATTTGAGATAACTCCTAAGAATAAATTTCTGACGCTAAATCTGAAAGAGATTTGGCAGTACAGAGATTTGTTGATGCTTTTTGTCAAACGAGATGTGGTCACTGTTTACAAACAAACTATTTTAGGGCCATTGTGGTACTTGATTCAGCCATTATTTACCTCAATAATTTTCACGATAATTTTTAACAATGTCGCTGGCATCGATACTGGATCAGTACCGCCATTTTTATTTAACCTCGCGGGAATTACAATTTGGAATTACTTTACATCCTGTCTCAACGATACTTCGGACACTTTCAAGAAAAATGCTGCTATTTTTGGTAAAGTATATTTTCCACGAGTTATCATGCCATTATCGGTGGTGGTATCTAATTTATTAAAATTCGGGATACAATTTGCCATTTTTATTGCTTTTTATATCTACTACTACTTTCAAGGAGCGGCGATTAGTATGAATGGATTAGCAGTATTTTTTCCTATTCTTGTGGCAATGATGGGTATATTAGGTCTTGGTTTGGGAATGATTATTTCGTCTCTAGTCACCAAATACCGTGATTTTACGTATCTGATAGGTTTCGGAGTACAATTGCTTATGTATCTCTCGGCAGTAATGTACCCAATGGCATTGCTCAAAGAAAAACTTCCAAAATACGGTTGGCTTGTCGATTTTAATCCACTTGCCTATATCGTGGAAACTACCAGATTTATGCTCCTCAGTAGCGGTGAAATTTCAATTTTGGGACTTGCGATGAGTTTTGTACTTACAATCTTAATCTTTGTCGGCGGACTTTTAATGTTTAACAAAACGGAAAAAAGTTTTATAGATACGGTTTAA